The Malus domestica chromosome 10, GDT2T_hap1 genome contains a region encoding:
- the LOC103453170 gene encoding probable protein phosphatase 2C 63 produces MLRSCYRLLERCLRLRCGAGGGGDGLWHMDLESHASGDYSIAVVQANSNLEDQGQVFTSPSATYVGVYDGHGGPQASRFVNNHLLPYLHKFAMEQGGLSADVIKKAFSATEEDFLHLVKRSLPKMPQIASVGSCCLVGAISNDVLYVANLGDSRAVLGRRVSDSKRSPVVAERLSTDHNVGVEEVRKEVEALHPDDSHAVVYIHGVWRIKGIIQVSRSIGDVYLKKPEFNRDPIYQQFANPVPMKRPVMTAEPSIITRNLKPQDLFLIFASDGLWEQLSDDAAVEIVFKNPRAGIAKRLVRAALEEAAKKREMRYNDITKIKKGIRRHFHDDITVIVVYLDDHKSSSKCKSKNIIVGSTRAPADIFSVSADKAEQDLHHMIS; encoded by the exons ATGCTGCGCTCGTGCTACAGGCTGCTCGAGCGCTGTTTGAGGTTGCGATGTGGTGCTGGGGGCGGAGGCGATGGCCTTTGGCACATGGACTTGGAGTCCCACGCCTCCGGTGACTACTCGATCGCTGTGGTTCAGGCCAATTCGAATTTGGAGGATCAAGGTCAGGTCTTCACCTCGCCCTCTGCAACGTATGTTGGTGTTTATGATGGCCATGGCGGTCCCCAAGCTTCTAGATTCGTCAACAACCATCTCCTCCCATATTTACACA AATTTGCGATGGAACAAGGGGGATTGTCAGCAGATGTGATAAAGAAGGCATTCAGTGCCACTGAAGAAGATTTTTTGCATTTGGTGAAGCGATCTTTGCCAAAGATGCCCCAAATCGCTTCCGTTGGTTCGTGTTGCCTTGTGGGAGCAATATCAAATGATGTTCTATATGTAGCCAATCTAGGGGACTCGAGAGCTGTCCTTGGCCGGAGAGTTTCGGATAGTAAGAGGAGTCCGGTGGTGGCAGAACGCTTGTCCACTGATCACAATGTGGGAGTTGAGGAGGTCAGGAAGGAGGTTGAAGCACTACATCCCGATGATTCACATGCTGTGGTGTATATTCATGGAGTTTGGAGGATAAAAGGCATAATTCAG GTGTCAAGATCTATTGgtgatgtttatttaaagaaGCCGGAGTTTAACAGAGACCCCATATACCAGCAATTTGCGAACCCTGTTCCTATGAAACGGCCAGTGATGACTGCAGAGCCCTCAATCATTACAAGGAACCTTAAGCCACAGGATCTGTTTTTGATCTTTGCCTCAGATGGCCTATGGGAACAGTTGAGCGATGATGCAGCAGTAGAAATTGTTTTCAAAAACCCAAGAGCT GGTATTGCAAAGAGATTAGTAAGAGCTGCTCTTGAAGAAGCTGCAAAGAAGAGGGAGATGAGATACAATGACATAACGAAAATCAAAAAGGGAATAAGGCGGCACTTTCATGATGACATCACTGTTATAGTAGTCTATCTTGATGACCACAAAAGCTCCTCGAAATGTAAATCTAAGAATATCATTGTTGGCTCTACCAGAGCACCTGCTGATATTTTCTCGGTCAGTGCAGATAAAGCGGAGCAGGATCTGCATCACATGATCTCATGA